The Platichthys flesus chromosome 10, fPlaFle2.1, whole genome shotgun sequence genome includes a window with the following:
- the LOC133961846 gene encoding kelch-like protein 28, translating to MDQQDQSYMFASLTRPHSEQLLQGLQLLRQDHELCDIVLRVGDAKIHAHKVVLASISPYFKAMFTGNLSEKETSEVEFQCIDETALQAIVEYAYTGTVFISQETVESLLPAANLLQVKLVLKECCSFLESQLDAGNCIGISRFAETYGCHDLCLAATKFICENFEDVCQTEEFFELTRAELDEIVSNDCLKVVTEETVFYALESWIKYDVTERQQHLAQLLHCVRLPLLSVKFLTRLYEANHLIRDDHACKHLLNEALKYHFMPEHRLSYQTVLSARPRCAPKVLLAVGGKAGLFATLESMEMYFPQTDSWIGLAPLSVPRYEFGVAVLDHKVYVVGGIATHMRQGISYRRHESTVESWDPESNTWSSVERMAECRSTLGVVVLAGELYALGGYDGQYYLQSVEKYVPKLKEWQPVAPMTKSRSCFATAVLDGMVYAIGGYGPAHMNSVERYDPSKDAWEMVAPMADKRINFGVGVMLGFIFVVGGHNGVSHLSSIERYDPHQNQWTACRPMNEPRTGVGSAIVDNYLYVVGGHSGSSYLNTVQRYDPISDSWLDSSGMLYCRCNFGLTAL from the exons ATGGACCAGCAGGACCAATCCTATATGTTTGCCAGTCTCACGCGGCCCCActcggagcagctgctgcaaGGCCTCCAGCTCCTGCGGCAGGATCATGAACTATGTGACATTGTCCTGCGTGTGGGCGATGCCAAGATCCATGCCCACAAAGTAGTGCTGGCCAGCATCAGTCCTTACTTCAAGGCCATGTTCACGGGTAACCTGTCCGAGAAGGAGACCTCTGAGGTGGAGTTCCAGTGCATCGACGAGACTGCCTTGCAG GCCATCGTAGAGTACGCCTACACTGGTACTGTGTTTATCTCCCAGGAAACGGTGGAATCTTTGCTCCCGGCTGCCAACTTACTCCAGGTTAAGCTAGTGCTTAAGGAGTGCTGCTCCTTCTTGGAGAGCCAGCTCGATGCTGGGAACTGTATAGGCATCTCTCGCTTTGCAGAGACGTATGGCTGTCACGATCTGTGCCTGGCTGCAACTAAGTTCATCTGTGAGAACTTTGAGGACGTCTGTCAGACGGAGGAGTTTTTTGAACTGACGAGGGCCGAGTTGGACGAAATTGTGTCCAATGACTGCCTTAAGGTGGTCACGGAGGAGACTGTATTTTACGCCCTGGAATCGTGGATCAAATATGATGTAACTGAGAGACAGCAGCATCTGGCACAGCTGCTGCACTGCGTTCGCCTTCCACTCCTCAGCGTCAAATTCCTCACTCGCCTATATGAAGCCAACCACCTTATACGAGATGACCACGCATGCAAGCACCTGCTCAATGAGGCCCTAAAATATCATTTTATGCCAGAGCACCGACTTTCCTATCAGACAGTTTTGTCCGCACGGCCCAGGTGTGCTCCCAAGGTGCTGCTTGCAGTCGGAGGCAAGGCTGGACTGTTTGCCACACTAGAAAG CATGGAAATGTATTTCCCTCAGACCGATTCGTGGATCGGGCTGGCCCCTCTCAGTGTGCCACGATACGAGTTTGGTGTAGCAGTGCTGGACCACAAGGTATATGTGGTGGGAGGCATTGCCACACACATGAGACAGGGCATCAGCTATCGGAGACACGAGAGCACAGTGGAGAGCTGGGACCCCGAAAGCAACACCTGGTCCTCGGTGGAGCGCATGGCCGAGTGCCGCAGCACCCTCGGGGTGGTGGTGCTGGCCGGAGAGCTGTACGCCCTGGGGGGCTATGACGGGCAGTACTACCTTCAGTCGGTGGAGAAATACGTCCCTAAGTTGAAGGAGTGGCAGCCGGTGGCACCCATGACAAAGTCCCGCAGCTGCTTCGCCACTGCTGTGCTGGATGGAATGGTGTACGCTATTGGAGGCTACGGCCCAGCCCACATGAATAG CGTGGAGCGGTACGACCCCAGCAAGGATGCCTGGGAAATGGTAGCCCCCATGGCAGATAAGAGGATTAACTTTGGAGTAGGCGTCATGCTCGGCTTCATATTTGTGGTTGGTGGACATAATGGAGTGTCACACCTGTCCAGCATTGAGAGGTACGATCCACACCAGAACCAGTGGACAGCCTGTCGGCCGATGAACGAACCTCGCACAG GTGTAGGCTCTGCCATTGTGGACAACTACCTCTATGTGGTGGGAGGTCACTCTGGGTCGTCTTACCTGAACACTGTCCAGCGCTATGACCCCATCTCAGACAGCTGGTTGGACTCGAGCGGCATGTTGTACTGCCGTTGTAACTTTGGCCTGACTGCCCTTTGA
- the c10h14orf28 gene encoding uncharacterized protein C14orf28 homolog, with the protein MESTCCVLSDNEELQTRHTENNPHTERSKTLFEEIRASINNNDKEDRSFWRPVLPWGGVFTIKAGRKAISCTPLYVKINLKNTCTIDGFLMILYVILRDNQGFPRELAVFLGKQFVECFLYLMDSCDYTTVKMLWIWDRMSKRQYRSEVHQAALEIDLFGNEHENFTKNLKNLMSSIQESLCTSWSCPARFQEFIKTTINISPPHELPHRDPIQSAVDEFLCPKLLLCSELGCDGLREFSQRVFCHGPPPFVILNMQRWKSEELSYVPYHLALCQHRYLLEGATLFNKEEHHYSAAFQIDGCWMHYDGLRSDNLILLHKPPELLLLSSLVYIRASEK; encoded by the exons ATGGAAAGTACATGTTGTGTCCTGAGCGACAACGAAGAGCTGCAAACACGACACACCGAGAACAACCCGCACACGGAGAG GTCCAAGACGCTGTTTGAGGAAATCCGAGCCTCCATCAACAACAATGACAAGGAGGACCGCTCCTTCTGGAGGCCCGTGCTGCCCTGGGGCGGCGTCTTCACCATCAAGGCGGGACGAAAAGCCATATCATGCACCCCCCTGTACGTCAAAATCAACCTGAAGAACACCTGCACCATCGACGGCTTCCTCATGATCCTCTACGTGATCCTGCGGGACAACCAGGGCTTCCCCCGGGAGCTGGCTGTCTTCCTGGGCAAGCAGTTCGTGGAGTGTTTCCTCTACCTGATGGACTCCTGCGATTACACCACCGTGAAGATGCTGTGGATCTGGGACAGGATGTCCAAGAGACAGTACCGCTCCGAGGTCCACCAGGCGGCGTTGGAGATCGACCTGTTTGGCAACGAGCACGAGAACTTCACAAAGAACTTGAAGAACCTCATGTCCAGCATACAGGAGAGCCTGTGCACCAGCTGGAGCTGCCCAGCGCGCTTCCAGGAGTTCATCAAGACCACCATCAACATCAG CCCTCCTCACGAGCTGCCTCACAGAGACCCCATTCAGTCGGCCGTGGACGAGTTCCTCTGCCCaaagctcctcctctgctcagaACTGGG GTGTGATGGGCTGAGGGAGTTCTCTCAGAGGGTCTTCTGCCACGGACCCCCACCCTTTGTCATTCTTAACATGCAGCGGTGGAAGTCAGAGGAGTTGTCCTACGTTCCATACCACTTGGCTCTCTGTCAGCACAG GTACTTACTTGAGGGCGCCACACTCTTCAACAAGGAGGAGCATCACTACTCTGCAGCTTTCCAGATTGACGGCTGCTGGATGCACTATGACGGATTGAGGAGCGACAATCTGATCTTGTTACACAAGCCGCCCGAGCTCTTGCTGCTGTCCTCCCTGGTCTACATCCGTGCCTCTGAGAAGTGA